The genomic window ACTATACTCAATTTAAAAGGTAATCTTCTCTAATCTGGTCGATTCTTGCTTCATCAACTTTTCCGAGGTTTTCAAATTTATCAAGCAGCACCTCAGCGTTCTGTGAGACATTATTGTGGTTGGACCGCTTCAAGAGATTCTCTAGCCGGTCCAGAATCTGATCCTCCTTTCCGAAGAACCCATCAAACTCAGATATATGGCCTAATACCCTGGCCTTTTGACGGTCATTCAAATTGTTCTGTGTGAGCTGCTTGCTAATGCGGTCCATGAACTGCTGACCGTTCTCCTCTACCAGATATCCTGTAATAGAACTCATCACCTCGATCAAAGCATCAAGATGTCCAGGATTCTGATTCCGACTGAAAGCTTGCGCCAGCTCATTGCGAACGTCTTCTGCTACGGTCTCCTTCCTGTCTGAGTCAACGTCAGACTCTATCTTCTCCCAGAGATCTCGGTACAACTGGTACTCGTTCTGGTTACCACTGAGTAGATTATCTATCTGACTGATGTAGCTCTCCTGTTCCGGCCCATTAAGCTTCGAGAAGATCTTTGCTCCAACCTCCAAGTAGCGCCTCTTTCGATTAATGTTATTTTCGCGGTTGGCTTGATTACCACAAATGTCAATAACTTCCCCCCAGATAGGCTCGAACCGGTCTGAATATTCGGTGAAGGTGTCGATTCCAAGCTGACTGTGATTATTATTGTTGTTCTTTATAAGATTCTTCACCTTCTCATGGAGATCTTGGCTGAACTCCTCGGGAATGACAGGTATAATCTTATTCTTGACAAAGGATTCGTTGTCTATCGGGTTCGGGATCTGCTGTAGAATTGAATTAACTTCTTCCTCTGTCTCTACGATAGAGACCCGATACTCGTCACTTAGATCGAATAGTTCCTCCGTATTATTGGCATTCCAGTTACGGAATAGTTCGCTTAACCAACTATGAAACTCGTCTTGTGTCGTGGTAGGGAACGAATCGTAGAAATGGAAACAAATCTCGACAAGATCGACGGGCTGTCTATTTCCGCTATTTTTCACGATGTCACGAATACCTTCGAAAACCTTCTCCCCGCTCGATTGAAGAATATGTCCCTTAATATCTAGCAACCGGACTGCTAGCTCTTGATCGACTTGCTGTTCTTGGTTGCTTGAATAATCCTGTCTCAGATCAAGAAGGTGCGTTGCGTATGCTCCTCTTGCTTTCTGACTTGCCACATCCTCAAAACGAGTATAGTACTCTGTATCTGTGAACTCATTCTTGTTATCTTGGAGTTCTATCATCGATACGGCCCGTTCCAACGTCTTTGTACGAATGATGCAGTTCTTTGCTTCCTCAAAAGAGTTTATACAGTCAAGTGCGGTCTTGAATTTGTCATCTCCGAGTGACTCGACTTGGTTAGACGCCTTACGAGCAATGCTCTGCGGAATGTCTTCAGCATAGTTCACAAAGGCTTCTAATATATTCTTGCGCAGGTCCTTGCCATCAACTAGAAGGTCAGCATACTCTGCCAGTAGTGACTCTGAGTCGGGGTCGCGCATTTGAATAATAATTGGGAACACTGAATTAGGTTCCAGATCAACCAAGAATCCCTTCCCAGGTTCGACGGTTAGAGACTCCCCAAGGAGTCGGATCAATCTCCCTTGTGAACGCTGATCAAATTCGTCGAAGGCCGCGATTGTGGTGTCTATAGTCCCGAACAGTGGTTGTTCCCTCCTCTTTGTAGTGTACTCTTGGACCGTATTCTCAATTGCGTCAACATATGGACCATAGTCATCCACCTGTTCAAGTTCTTTCCGAACCTCTTCTTCCTGCCCAGTCCTAAGATTTTGCAGGAAGCCGTCGACATCGGTAAGACTGGTTGCATAAGACGGTTCAGACAAGTTCAGAAACGGATTTGGATTCTCAATATGGATACGGCGAGTAGAGCGGAGAAACGCCTCTAGACGAGATTCTTGATTGCCGTTCTTCTCTGAACCATCATCTGGTTTCAGAACCGCTTCGATTCGGTTCTGGTCGCTTGAATCACCAAGCTGGTCTCGGAAGTAGTTGTTAATATCTCCCAGCAACTGAGGATTCTCCGAGAGTGTGTCATAGAACTCTGGGTATTCCTCTTCTAAAATGGATACCTTCGCTAAGAATGGGATATTATTGGTGATTCTACCCTCAGTTAACCCACCGGTTTCCTCGATCTCCTCTGCTAAAACTCTGAGTGTTGAAAGACGGTTGAGTGCATGCTTGATTCTCCGTGGATTGTCGATGTATGCATTAGTGAGTACGTCGAGAGCTTCCTCTTCGAATGGATTGGAAAGCCTCTGATTCTCCGTTTCAGTATATTCCTCAATATCCTCCGGCAAGAACGGTGGAATCCGGATGTGGGTTTGGAAGAACTTCCGGAGAAACTCTCGTTCATTCTTCCCTTCCTCAAAGTATTCACCTTTATCAATTGACTTGATATGGCTCTCTAGGGCTTTGTCATCACAGGGAATAAGATATATACAATTATCATTTTCCATAAACGTCTTGAGAGACACAAGAACGTCGTAGACGGTCGAACTCTCGCACCTATCTAAATTATCGATAGAGATTACGATGGTTTCTGCGTTCGATTTTTCGATTATATCCTCGAATATTCGCTGGTACGCACCAGACCACTCTTTTCTTGGATGCAAAAACTTTTTTTGAATCGTCTGAGCCACCGTATCCAACTGCTGGAGAATATACCCGAGAATCGGGAGTAGTAATCCAGTAACAGCCACTGATGCCAGTGTCGACTGGCCAAGATATTGTAGTAGTACAGCAGCACCGGCAATAACGACAAAACTGATTGTGAGTATTGGACTATCTTCCCAGAAATTCACTATAACTTCTTTTGGGTTAGCAGGCCTCGAAACCTCTTCTTCCTCTTCCACGTCGTATAGCCTGCCTGTGATCTCATCTTCGCCAAGAATGCCATCTGATTCTTCTCCGTTTACCTCCTTACCTATTCTTTCATCTAGTTCAAGAAGTAGCTCAGTTCGGATGGATCCTTCCGCGTGAGACCAAGCATCAAATTCCACAAAAACAGTATCTTCAAACTCTTCTTTTGCCCTGAGACGATTATACAACATCCGGATTATAGAGGTTTTACCGGAACCCCACTCTCCGAAGATACCGATGTGCCACGGTGGATTAGCATTTCGTAGAATCCTCTCTAAACTGTCTGCGTACTCTTTGTGTCCAAATTCATCATCGGTCTCTGAGGTAATAGCTCGATCCGCTAAGTAGAGATCTTCATTCTCAGGAGGCATTAACGAAAATTCGTTTCTCCAATCATAAATAGCCTGTCTCTTTACAAAGTGAACTATCTCTGGCCGCGTCGCGCGAATATATTGCAGCCTTCCTCTCAGTCCTTATTGTTTTAGTCGGGATTTTGCAACTCGTTAGATAACGATCAATCCCGTACCTCATCAATCGAGTCAGCTACGTTCTCAGCCTGGATGTCCGAATACGCCTTATGTGTGGTTTCGATCGATTCGTGTCGGAGCGCCTTTTGTGCTAACTCGGAGTGGCCTTTTTCGTACAGTTCAGCACCGAGCGCCCGTCTCGCACCGTGAGGTTGCAGATAGTTCGTGTCGCCATCGACCTCGATACCAGCCTCGTCGGTGAGCTGCTTGAGAATCTGCCGACCGGCCTCCTTGGT from Haloterrigena turkmenica DSM 5511 includes these protein-coding regions:
- a CDS encoding KAP family P-loop NTPase fold protein, with translation MPPENEDLYLADRAITSETDDEFGHKEYADSLERILRNANPPWHIGIFGEWGSGKTSIIRMLYNRLRAKEEFEDTVFVEFDAWSHAEGSIRTELLLELDERIGKEVNGEESDGILGEDEITGRLYDVEEEEEVSRPANPKEVIVNFWEDSPILTISFVVIAGAAVLLQYLGQSTLASVAVTGLLLPILGYILQQLDTVAQTIQKKFLHPRKEWSGAYQRIFEDIIEKSNAETIVISIDNLDRCESSTVYDVLVSLKTFMENDNCIYLIPCDDKALESHIKSIDKGEYFEEGKNEREFLRKFFQTHIRIPPFLPEDIEEYTETENQRLSNPFEEEALDVLTNAYIDNPRRIKHALNRLSTLRVLAEEIEETGGLTEGRITNNIPFLAKVSILEEEYPEFYDTLSENPQLLGDINNYFRDQLGDSSDQNRIEAVLKPDDGSEKNGNQESRLEAFLRSTRRIHIENPNPFLNLSEPSYATSLTDVDGFLQNLRTGQEEEVRKELEQVDDYGPYVDAIENTVQEYTTKRREQPLFGTIDTTIAAFDEFDQRSQGRLIRLLGESLTVEPGKGFLVDLEPNSVFPIIIQMRDPDSESLLAEYADLLVDGKDLRKNILEAFVNYAEDIPQSIARKASNQVESLGDDKFKTALDCINSFEEAKNCIIRTKTLERAVSMIELQDNKNEFTDTEYYTRFEDVASQKARGAYATHLLDLRQDYSSNQEQQVDQELAVRLLDIKGHILQSSGEKVFEGIRDIVKNSGNRQPVDLVEICFHFYDSFPTTTQDEFHSWLSELFRNWNANNTEELFDLSDEYRVSIVETEEEVNSILQQIPNPIDNESFVKNKIIPVIPEEFSQDLHEKVKNLIKNNNNNHSQLGIDTFTEYSDRFEPIWGEVIDICGNQANRENNINRKRRYLEVGAKIFSKLNGPEQESYISQIDNLLSGNQNEYQLYRDLWEKIESDVDSDRKETVAEDVRNELAQAFSRNQNPGHLDALIEVMSSITGYLVEENGQQFMDRISKQLTQNNLNDRQKARVLGHISEFDGFFGKEDQILDRLENLLKRSNHNNVSQNAEVLLDKFENLGKVDEARIDQIREDYLLN